One region of Candidatus Binatia bacterium genomic DNA includes:
- a CDS encoding efflux RND transporter periplasmic adaptor subunit: MSNRRMILCGVVLALSLSGTTGCAPETQATIEAGKTATPATLWTCGMHPQVVQDRPGTCPICNMTLVPLQTAPHEGHNAPEEHNGPEGRDQTTAAPAMPAATPVRTVKYWWDPMMSPPYISDRPGKSPMGMDLVPVYADEGGAGTVTIDPAMVQNMGLRTAAVVVGALRTTVRAAGVLAEAQPNQHDVNLRVSGWIERLYANVEGMHLTAGAPLFDLYSPELQLAIEEFIVARRARDDARHGATGNAIATGAVYAAAERKLRLLGLAETQVADFARLDRAPATVRFTSPMSGHLIEKPVVQGSAVKAGDRVLRIVDHSLLWVDAQVYAPQLPYLQLGERATATVAGVPGRTFAGEIVFIHPHVDTATRTTMTRFVIRNPALDLRPGMYATVEIAHELEPRALLVPRAAVIDTGLQQVAFVALGEGRFAPRRLTVGPAGEDGVVQVLAGLAPGDQVVTSGQFLLDAESRFREAIRKFLSARDTVPAAGAAAAGENHDRQAH, encoded by the coding sequence GTGTCGAATAGGCGAATGATTCTGTGCGGCGTTGTTCTCGCCCTGTCCCTCAGCGGAACCACCGGCTGCGCCCCCGAAACGCAGGCGACGATAGAGGCCGGCAAGACCGCCACCCCGGCGACGCTGTGGACCTGCGGCATGCACCCGCAGGTCGTGCAAGACAGACCCGGGACCTGTCCGATCTGCAACATGACGCTGGTGCCGCTACAGACGGCCCCGCATGAGGGACACAACGCGCCGGAGGAACACAACGGACCTGAGGGTCGAGACCAAACCACTGCGGCACCAGCCATGCCGGCCGCCACGCCCGTCCGCACCGTCAAGTACTGGTGGGATCCGATGATGAGTCCGCCGTACATCTCCGACCGGCCGGGGAAGAGCCCGATGGGGATGGACCTCGTGCCGGTCTACGCCGACGAAGGCGGCGCCGGCACGGTCACCATCGATCCGGCCATGGTGCAGAACATGGGTCTGCGAACGGCGGCCGTGGTGGTCGGGGCGTTGCGCACCACCGTGCGTGCGGCGGGCGTGCTCGCCGAGGCGCAACCGAATCAGCACGACGTCAATCTGCGCGTCTCCGGCTGGATCGAGCGGCTGTATGCCAACGTCGAGGGCATGCACCTTACCGCCGGTGCGCCGCTGTTCGACCTGTACAGCCCCGAACTGCAGCTAGCGATCGAGGAATTCATCGTCGCGCGCCGGGCGCGCGACGATGCGCGGCACGGCGCCACGGGCAACGCCATCGCCACCGGCGCGGTGTACGCGGCCGCGGAGCGCAAGCTGCGCCTCCTCGGTCTCGCCGAAACCCAGGTCGCCGACTTTGCCCGCCTTGACCGTGCGCCGGCGACGGTACGCTTCACCAGTCCGATGAGCGGACATCTCATCGAGAAGCCCGTCGTTCAGGGCTCGGCGGTCAAGGCCGGCGACCGCGTGCTGCGCATCGTCGACCACAGCCTGCTCTGGGTCGACGCGCAGGTGTATGCGCCGCAATTGCCGTATCTACAACTCGGCGAACGAGCGACGGCTACCGTTGCCGGCGTTCCGGGACGGACGTTTGCCGGGGAAATCGTCTTCATTCACCCCCACGTCGACACCGCGACCCGCACCACGATGACGCGTTTCGTCATCCGCAACCCCGCCCTCGACCTGCGCCCCGGCATGTACGCCACGGTCGAAATCGCCCATGAACTCGAGCCGCGGGCCCTGCTGGTGCCGCGCGCCGCGGTCATCGACACGGGTCTGCAGCAGGTGGCCTTTGTCGCGCTTGGCGAGGGACGCTTCGCACCGCGGCGCCTGACTGTGGGACCCGCCGGCGAGGATGGTGTTGTGCAGGTCCTTGCCGGTCTCGCCCCGGGCGACCAGGTGGTCACCAGCGGCCAGTTCCTCCTCGACGCGGAGAGCCGGTTCCGTGAGGCCATTCGGAAATTCCTGAGTGCACGCGAC
- a CDS encoding cupin domain-containing protein: MESARLSDELQELIARLHLEPHPEGGWYREVYRSAIHVQAPRGPRAAITSIHYLLAAGQCSRWHVVESDEVWHFYRGQPLDLFTYVPSTRELVRRELCGSDATRQVAAVPAGVWQAARPQGAYTLVGCTVGPGFAFEDFRFVSALSEHVEHLRGAFGNYRDLL, from the coding sequence ATGGAATCGGCGCGGCTTTCTGACGAACTCCAGGAACTGATCGCCCGTCTCCACCTGGAGCCGCACCCTGAGGGGGGCTGGTACCGGGAGGTGTATCGGTCGGCAATACATGTGCAAGCGCCGCGAGGTCCGCGGGCGGCGATCACGTCGATTCACTACCTGCTTGCGGCCGGGCAGTGCAGTCGGTGGCACGTCGTCGAGTCGGACGAGGTGTGGCATTTTTACCGTGGCCAGCCTCTCGACCTGTTCACGTACGTACCGTCCACGCGGGAACTGGTGCGCCGGGAGTTATGCGGGTCCGATGCCACCCGGCAGGTTGCTGCCGTCCCGGCCGGTGTCTGGCAGGCGGCCCGCCCGCAAGGAGCGTACACTCTGGTCGGGTGTACCGTGGGTCCCGGCTTCGCCTTCGAGGATTTCCGCTTCGTCTCCGCGCTTTCCGAGCACGTCGAGCATCTCCGCGGAGCCTTCGGCAATTACCGTGATCTGCTGTGA
- a CDS encoding ATP-binding cassette domain-containing protein produces the protein MSAEKSPTGPAIEVEHLTARYEDRTILDDVSFEVRRGERFLIVGGSGCGKTTLLRHIVGLLHPAQGRIWLEGEEVTAADEDRLRFIQRKFGMLFQSGALFASLTLGQNIALLLEEYTRLPRETIDLLVRIKLSMVRLDGFEEFAISELSGGMKKRAALARAMALDPGILFFDEPSAGLDPVTARDLDELILQINRSLGTTIVAVTHELASIFTIGERAILLDTEQKGIIAAGTPAELRDKHPDPRVHAFFNREPGALFRGQRRTRGN, from the coding sequence ATGTCCGCCGAGAAGTCGCCGACCGGCCCCGCAATCGAGGTTGAACACCTCACGGCGCGCTACGAGGACCGAACCATCCTCGACGACGTCAGCTTCGAGGTCCGCCGTGGCGAGCGTTTTCTCATCGTCGGCGGCTCTGGATGCGGCAAGACGACACTGCTCCGGCACATCGTCGGGCTGCTGCATCCGGCCCAGGGACGCATCTGGCTCGAGGGCGAGGAGGTCACCGCCGCCGATGAGGACCGGCTGCGCTTCATCCAGCGCAAGTTCGGGATGCTCTTTCAGTCAGGCGCCCTGTTTGCCTCGTTAACGCTCGGCCAGAACATCGCGCTGCTGTTGGAGGAGTACACGCGTTTGCCGCGGGAGACGATCGACCTGCTGGTTCGCATCAAGCTCAGCATGGTGAGGCTCGACGGGTTCGAGGAGTTCGCCATCTCGGAGCTTTCCGGCGGGATGAAGAAAAGGGCGGCGCTCGCGCGGGCGATGGCGCTCGATCCGGGCATTCTGTTCTTCGACGAGCCGTCGGCGGGCCTCGACCCGGTGACCGCCCGCGACCTCGACGAACTGATTCTGCAGATCAACCGCAGCCTCGGCACGACCATCGTGGCGGTGACCCATGAGCTGGCGAGCATCTTCACGATCGGCGAGCGCGCAATCCTGCTCGACACCGAACAGAAGGGCATTATCGCCGCCGGCACACCGGCCGAGCTGCGCGATAAGCATCCCGATCCGCGCGTCCACGCTTTCTTCAACCGGGAGCCGGGCGCGCTCTTTCGTGGACAGAGGAGGACTCGTGGCAACTGA
- a CDS encoding aminotransferase class I/II-fold pyridoxal phosphate-dependent enzyme, protein MSDPFGEPAARCAHLRGDNPLRALTEVIAAVPGGINLGQGVCDLDTPRPLIDGALRSIGGEDRQTYTHYSGLPELKSAICAKLRQFNRLDVGDDEVLVASGSSAAFTAAALAVFEPGDEVILLEPFYSYHRSTLTLLGCVPVFVPLRGPSFDLDLYRLRAALGPRTRALVINTPGNPSGKVFARNELEAIAAALAGTRVIVFTDEVYEYMCFDGRQHVSPATVAGLADRTLTIGSFSKTFSITGWRIGYLAGPHPVVEMAGRVFDQMAVCAPRPLQRGVARALRELPMSFYADLGTTYEGKRDRFCAALARAGFRFAKPAGAYYVLADYRDVLGDIEPYAAAMQLIERIGINGVPGDVFYGDPAGVRSLRFQFAVEADVLDEACERFARLR, encoded by the coding sequence ATGAGCGACCCGTTCGGCGAGCCGGCGGCACGGTGTGCGCATCTGCGCGGCGACAATCCGCTGCGCGCACTCACCGAGGTGATCGCCGCCGTGCCCGGGGGGATCAACCTGGGTCAGGGTGTGTGCGACCTCGACACGCCGCGGCCGCTGATCGATGGCGCCCTGCGCTCGATCGGCGGCGAAGATCGGCAGACGTACACGCACTACTCCGGCTTGCCCGAGCTGAAGAGCGCGATTTGCGCCAAGCTGCGGCAGTTCAACCGCCTCGATGTCGGCGACGACGAAGTACTGGTGGCCTCGGGATCCTCGGCGGCCTTTACGGCCGCCGCGCTCGCCGTGTTCGAGCCCGGGGACGAAGTGATCCTGCTCGAACCCTTCTATTCGTATCATCGTTCCACCCTGACGTTGCTGGGCTGCGTGCCGGTGTTCGTCCCGCTGCGAGGCCCGAGCTTCGATCTCGATCTCTACCGTTTGCGCGCCGCCCTGGGGCCGCGCACGCGCGCTCTGGTGATCAATACACCCGGCAATCCGAGCGGGAAGGTCTTTGCGCGCAACGAGCTCGAGGCGATCGCTGCGGCGCTCGCCGGGACGCGCGTGATCGTCTTCACCGACGAGGTGTACGAGTACATGTGTTTCGACGGCCGGCAGCACGTGTCGCCGGCGACCGTCGCCGGACTGGCCGACCGCACGCTGACCATCGGCAGCTTCAGCAAGACGTTCTCGATCACCGGCTGGCGTATCGGCTATCTCGCCGGACCGCATCCGGTGGTCGAGATGGCCGGGCGAGTGTTCGATCAGATGGCCGTGTGCGCACCGCGTCCTCTGCAGCGCGGCGTCGCCCGGGCGCTGCGCGAACTGCCGATGTCGTTCTACGCCGACCTCGGCACCACCTACGAGGGAAAGCGCGACCGGTTCTGCGCCGCGCTGGCCAGGGCCGGCTTCCGGTTCGCGAAGCCGGCGGGAGCATACTACGTGCTGGCGGATTACCGGGACGTGCTCGGAGACATCGAGCCCTACGCGGCGGCAATGCAACTGATCGAGCGCATCGGCATAAACGGAGTTCCGGGCGACGTGTTCTACGGCGACCCGGCGGGTGTGCGCTCGCTACGTTTCCAGTTCGCCGTGGAAGCGGATGTCCTCGACGAGGCGTGCGAGCGCTTCGCCCGGTTGCGGTAG
- a CDS encoding ABC-type transport auxiliary lipoprotein family protein, translating to MRALRGLVAATLLIGAGAGCISLTQPAPEVRAYRLDYQPPVISDLSPLPVTLRIAPLSANALYDRLAIVYRDDPYSTGTYLSDRWGASPGQMLGDLLARDFAASGLYRAVQQGPAAVSGDYQLGGQIEEIEEREVAGTCSANARLRFLLLRTATGSTSPVLMQSTYEEREPCDCADVRAFVAAMSAGMARISARLQQDVYAAIARDR from the coding sequence ATGAGAGCGTTGCGCGGTCTCGTCGCGGCCACCTTGCTGATTGGCGCTGGGGCCGGGTGTATCAGCCTGACGCAACCGGCGCCCGAAGTGCGGGCGTACAGACTCGATTACCAACCGCCGGTCATCTCGGATCTGTCCCCGCTGCCGGTGACGCTGCGCATCGCCCCGCTCAGCGCCAACGCATTATACGACCGCCTCGCGATCGTGTACCGCGACGACCCCTACAGCACCGGGACGTACCTCTCCGATCGCTGGGGCGCGAGTCCCGGACAAATGCTCGGCGACTTGCTGGCGCGCGACTTCGCCGCCTCCGGTCTCTACCGCGCCGTGCAGCAAGGCCCCGCGGCGGTCAGTGGCGACTATCAACTCGGCGGCCAGATCGAAGAAATCGAGGAACGCGAAGTCGCCGGGACCTGCTCGGCCAACGCCCGCCTCCGCTTCCTCTTGCTGCGCACCGCAACCGGCTCGACATCGCCGGTGCTGATGCAGTCGACGTACGAAGAACGCGAACCGTGCGACTGCGCCGACGTCCGCGCCTTCGTTGCCGCCATGAGCGCCGGCATGGCGCGAATTTCCGCGCGCCTTCAGCAGGACGTTTACGCGGCGATCGCGAGAGACCGTTGA
- a CDS encoding MlaE family lipid ABC transporter permease subunit, whose product MPEEQPFTVTATRQGSALMLAVAGRVDTASAQELLDALTAAAGDGTERVALDLSGVDYFDSGGGAVLLALRQRLDRQRIGLAITASTPAIDGFLGLVDQEALLQPSAPPPPVPDLLTRFGGAALQLAGDTRQIVLFTGEAVLGLWDAMRHPRRIRWRETWLYMERTGRDGVPIVVLISFLMGLITAFQAAVQLQQVGADIYVANLVGLSITRELGPLMTAIIAAGRSGAAYAAEIGTMKVSEEVDALTTMGLDRTRFLVTPKVVALVLMLPCLTLIADLVGILGGLTVAVLGLDLPASVYMRQLRLALVVWDVYSGLIKSVAFALLIAGVGCLRGFQARGGAESVGQITTSAIVAGIFLIIVADAVFTVIFHYW is encoded by the coding sequence GTGCCCGAGGAACAGCCGTTCACAGTGACCGCGACGCGGCAAGGCTCGGCCCTGATGCTTGCCGTCGCCGGGCGGGTCGACACGGCCTCCGCGCAGGAGCTGCTCGACGCGCTTACCGCGGCGGCCGGCGACGGGACCGAGCGCGTGGCGCTCGATCTGTCCGGCGTCGACTATTTCGACAGCGGGGGCGGTGCCGTCCTTCTGGCCCTGCGCCAGCGACTCGACCGCCAGCGCATCGGTTTGGCGATTACCGCCTCGACGCCGGCGATCGACGGCTTTCTCGGCCTCGTCGATCAGGAAGCGTTGCTGCAGCCGTCGGCTCCGCCGCCGCCCGTTCCCGATCTGCTGACCCGCTTCGGTGGCGCCGCCCTCCAACTCGCTGGCGACACGCGCCAGATCGTCCTCTTTACCGGCGAAGCGGTGCTTGGCCTGTGGGACGCCATGCGGCACCCGCGGCGCATACGCTGGCGGGAAACCTGGCTCTACATGGAACGTACCGGCCGCGACGGCGTGCCGATCGTCGTCCTGATCAGCTTTCTCATGGGTCTTATCACCGCCTTCCAGGCCGCCGTCCAACTGCAACAGGTCGGAGCCGACATCTACGTCGCCAACCTCGTCGGCCTGTCGATCACCCGCGAGTTGGGGCCGCTGATGACGGCGATCATCGCCGCCGGACGATCGGGTGCCGCGTACGCAGCCGAGATCGGGACGATGAAGGTGTCCGAGGAAGTCGACGCCCTGACCACTATGGGACTCGACCGCACCCGCTTTCTTGTGACCCCCAAGGTGGTTGCCCTGGTGCTCATGCTGCCGTGCCTGACATTGATCGCCGACCTCGTCGGTATCCTCGGTGGACTGACGGTCGCCGTTCTCGGGCTCGATCTGCCGGCGAGCGTGTACATGCGTCAGCTCCGCCTCGCTCTGGTGGTGTGGGACGTTTACTCGGGGCTCATCAAGTCGGTGGCCTTCGCCCTGCTGATCGCCGGGGTCGGCTGCTTACGCGGCTTCCAGGCGCGTGGCGGCGCCGAGAGCGTCGGTCAGATCACCACCTCGGCGATCGTCGCCGGGATCTTCCTGATCATTGTCGCCGATGCCGTGTTCACGGTGATCTTCCATTACTGGTGA
- a CDS encoding MlaD family protein, with product MATEARKFQVGLFVLTAVTIGVAAVIWLGASRFFERTDEFVSYFAESIQGLDPGAAVKFRGVPAGRVAAVRIAPDGELIEVRMDVDDAAAEVIRRDPSLRAALELSGITGLRYIEIDRRTGQALDQSPALTFEPPAELIPSARSSFKAVQSALGDVYDQFMAMDLPDLANQARNTLQAADSLLRDQRIGTVLTNVESVSRSASDLTRNLETMTRNVALAPAVANATEATAAARDLFANLTSGPTAHQLNDALEQINRLAQSAQQVVLGMQYTIERLDRTVDNLQTLTDEVRSQPSLLLFSAPPASGRTRRGADR from the coding sequence GTGGCAACTGAGGCGCGCAAGTTCCAGGTGGGGTTGTTCGTTCTGACCGCCGTGACCATCGGGGTCGCCGCGGTGATCTGGCTCGGGGCCAGCCGCTTCTTCGAAAGGACGGACGAGTTCGTCAGTTACTTCGCCGAGTCGATTCAGGGTCTCGACCCGGGGGCGGCCGTGAAGTTCCGCGGTGTGCCGGCCGGCCGGGTCGCCGCCGTACGTATCGCTCCCGACGGCGAGCTTATCGAAGTGCGCATGGATGTCGACGACGCGGCCGCCGAGGTCATCCGTCGCGACCCGTCGCTGCGGGCGGCCCTCGAGCTGAGCGGCATCACCGGATTGCGCTACATCGAAATCGATCGGCGCACCGGTCAGGCCCTGGATCAATCGCCGGCCCTGACCTTCGAGCCGCCGGCCGAGTTGATTCCTTCCGCAAGGTCGAGCTTCAAGGCCGTCCAAAGCGCTCTGGGCGACGTGTACGACCAATTCATGGCCATGGACCTCCCCGACCTTGCCAACCAGGCACGCAACACATTGCAGGCGGCGGACTCGTTGCTTCGCGATCAACGCATCGGCACAGTCCTCACCAACGTCGAGTCGGTGTCGCGTTCCGCGAGCGATCTGACGAGGAATCTGGAGACCATGACCCGCAACGTTGCGTTGGCGCCGGCCGTCGCCAATGCCACAGAAGCCACGGCGGCAGCCAGGGATCTCTTTGCGAACCTGACCTCCGGTCCAACCGCCCACCAGCTCAACGACGCGCTCGAGCAGATCAATCGCCTCGCGCAGAGCGCGCAGCAGGTGGTGCTCGGCATGCAGTACACCATCGAGCGACTCGATCGGACCGTGGACAACCTGCAAACCCTTACCGACGAGGTCCGCAGCCAACCGTCGCTGCTGCTGTTTTCGGCGCCGCCGGCCTCCGGCCGCACGCGCCGGGGGGCGGACCGATGA
- a CDS encoding Uma2 family endonuclease produces MSTADLYEETIDVPRAVRFPVELVPPEGFDPGDPRTWPKIDGRLEYANGRLLYMPPCGDLQQDTVTDLAAILAAWVRTHPDFVAGTNEAGMRLAEETRGADGAIWRRKDLAGYSGGFRRVPPVLAVEVAGRDEDEATLRGKADWYLARGVEVVWLVLPEQREVVVLVPGNDRRFRSGQKLRPHSALPGLEPGVDEFFVQISIR; encoded by the coding sequence GTGAGCACCGCGGACCTCTACGAAGAGACCATCGATGTGCCTCGCGCCGTTCGCTTCCCGGTGGAGCTCGTTCCACCCGAGGGCTTCGACCCCGGCGATCCACGAACATGGCCAAAGATCGACGGCCGCCTCGAGTACGCGAACGGGAGGCTGCTCTACATGCCGCCGTGCGGAGATCTTCAGCAGGATACGGTCACCGACCTTGCCGCTATACTGGCGGCGTGGGTTCGCACGCACCCGGACTTCGTGGCCGGCACGAACGAAGCGGGGATGCGGCTGGCCGAGGAGACCCGCGGAGCCGATGGAGCAATCTGGCGCCGCAAAGATCTGGCGGGATACTCGGGCGGATTCCGCCGCGTACCGCCGGTTCTCGCCGTGGAAGTGGCTGGCCGGGACGAAGACGAGGCTACTTTGCGCGGCAAAGCCGATTGGTACCTCGCCCGAGGGGTCGAAGTTGTCTGGCTGGTTCTCCCCGAACAGCGTGAGGTCGTGGTGCTCGTTCCCGGCAACGATCGACGCTTCCGCTCCGGCCAGAAGCTACGGCCTCATTCCGCGCTCCCCGGGCTCGAACCCGGCGTGGATGAGTTCTTCGTCCAGATATCGATCCGCTAA
- a CDS encoding sulfatase, which yields MPVSNSLARFRARQWVFAYCVSFAGAVSGCSPSGCAPASPDDRLNVVVVLADAMRAASLPPYGYPRPTTPNLEALAREGVVFDHHFAHYPGTPVSVSQMQTGRLTPPLLVGYKYMAVPVRGIPADLLVLPDAFRQAGYLTGLVSSHYLFCEETELVRRFEKRAILPATADRAYAFFEELWPALNDFLDAAQSARQPFYLYVHTLDTHGPYHYHAGFDQYRDAPDWPEAYNRYDSEIMYTDHWIGRLVDELRERGVLDRTVVVVTSDHGEQFNEMGPEKWHSHHGPLVPRALTHIPMIVRIPGDPAPGRRYGGVTRHIDLAPTLLGLAAPGTDRGRYRIDGDDLSAELRKGGTGGERSRTSIAFSPRYWGIYTAAAEVHYDQWSDTFSPLYRPVPDARNYPRLEAIDDGTTREALIVQLREAYEDATRDELALPDNPALPQPAFLGALLPVKPGTASVPTFEDRADDHRWAAGSTGLTLQPGERPAPLTLATPWVPGRYRVSVQLYQNPIRDRGYQNRFTLRLPNGDNRPVRLSGTGAAPGSPLDAGEYDLGRELTIELSEPEGGVAIGGFRFDRVDRSQPLAADDPALKERLRALGYVHE from the coding sequence GTGCCAGTCTCGAACTCGCTTGCCCGCTTCCGCGCCCGTCAGTGGGTTTTCGCTTACTGCGTCAGCTTTGCGGGTGCGGTCTCCGGCTGTTCGCCGTCGGGCTGCGCTCCCGCCTCCCCCGATGACCGCCTCAACGTCGTGGTCGTCCTCGCCGACGCCATGCGTGCCGCCAGCCTCCCGCCGTACGGCTACCCGCGGCCGACCACACCCAACCTCGAGGCACTGGCGCGCGAGGGGGTGGTCTTCGACCACCACTTCGCGCATTACCCCGGAACGCCGGTATCCGTCAGCCAGATGCAGACCGGCCGGCTCACGCCACCGTTGTTGGTCGGTTACAAGTACATGGCGGTTCCGGTGCGCGGCATCCCCGCCGACCTGCTCGTCCTCCCCGACGCCTTTCGGCAGGCCGGATACCTGACGGGCCTCGTCAGTTCTCATTACTTGTTCTGCGAGGAGACCGAACTGGTGCGCCGCTTCGAGAAGCGGGCGATTCTTCCCGCCACCGCCGACCGCGCCTACGCCTTCTTCGAAGAACTCTGGCCCGCGTTGAACGACTTCCTCGACGCCGCACAAAGCGCGCGGCAGCCGTTCTACCTTTACGTCCACACGCTCGATACGCACGGGCCCTACCATTACCACGCCGGGTTCGACCAGTATCGGGACGCGCCCGACTGGCCGGAGGCCTACAACCGCTACGACTCGGAGATCATGTACACCGACCACTGGATCGGACGGCTGGTCGACGAACTACGGGAACGCGGAGTCCTCGACCGGACCGTGGTAGTGGTGACCTCCGACCACGGCGAGCAGTTCAACGAAATGGGCCCGGAGAAGTGGCATAGCCACCATGGCCCTCTGGTTCCGCGCGCGCTCACGCACATTCCGATGATCGTCCGCATACCCGGCGACCCTGCCCCCGGCCGGCGCTACGGCGGAGTGACCCGCCACATCGACCTCGCCCCCACTCTCCTCGGGCTGGCGGCCCCGGGTACCGATCGCGGGCGCTACCGAATCGATGGGGACGACCTCAGTGCGGAGTTGCGCAAGGGCGGCACCGGTGGCGAGCGGTCGCGGACGAGTATCGCGTTCAGCCCGCGATACTGGGGGATTTACACGGCCGCGGCCGAGGTCCATTACGACCAGTGGTCGGACACCTTCTCGCCGCTATATCGACCGGTTCCCGACGCGCGCAATTACCCGCGTCTGGAAGCGATCGACGACGGCACGACGCGCGAGGCGCTCATCGTCCAGTTGCGAGAGGCGTATGAAGACGCCACACGCGACGAACTCGCGCTGCCCGATAATCCGGCTCTGCCCCAACCCGCCTTCCTCGGGGCGCTGCTGCCCGTAAAGCCCGGGACGGCTTCCGTCCCGACGTTCGAAGACAGGGCCGACGACCATCGCTGGGCCGCGGGCTCCACGGGTTTGACCCTGCAGCCCGGTGAACGTCCGGCACCTCTAACACTGGCGACACCCTGGGTGCCGGGACGGTACCGGGTCAGCGTGCAGCTCTACCAGAACCCGATCCGCGACCGCGGTTACCAGAACCGATTCACGTTGCGGCTTCCCAACGGCGACAACCGGCCGGTGCGCCTGTCGGGGACGGGTGCAGCGCCGGGTTCACCGTTGGACGCCGGCGAGTACGACCTTGGCCGCGAGCTGACCATCGAACTGAGCGAACCGGAGGGTGGGGTAGCGATTGGGGGGTTCCGTTTCGACCGAGTCGACCGATCGCAACCGTTGGCCGCGGACGACCCCGCGCTCAAGGAACGACTGCGCGCGCTCGGCTACGTGCACGAGTGA
- a CDS encoding TolC family protein, which translates to MISSINATRRACAVGVAVILTASGCVLAPRDMDAERARLAVAGEAYERPRSARLDPELTPDADWRALLRHAFLANGDLEAAYLDWRAAVERVGIAAAYPNTNTFLTFSYLFSGGQASAWDRTTLNLGFDPMQNLSFPLKTMAAGRIAFAEAQAAGKRFAAAKFALQEQVLTAYAEVALLAARVHLQRSRVDLEALAAASAGSRATAGGAQQNVLAAEMARANAANALQATEAELRQAVAALNVLLGRDATAPLAPPATLPPPRDLPADDARLLAVATTNNPELAALAHEVAGRDDALTLAKLQYVPDVNPFAAVTGNAAQMAGAGISVPATLPRIWSAIAEARANLQRAEALATQRGLDRAARFVATLVALRDAERQAAFFADQLLPLSAQLAAAAEARYTTGAAPLADVIDARRTAIDVELALAEARTAREQRLATLEALAGADAETLADIPPSAPQMIAEPTEVSRVE; encoded by the coding sequence ATGATTTCGAGCATCAACGCCACGCGCCGCGCCTGCGCGGTTGGCGTGGCCGTCATCCTTACCGCCAGCGGGTGCGTGCTGGCACCGCGTGACATGGACGCCGAGCGCGCACGCCTTGCCGTCGCCGGCGAAGCATACGAGCGCCCGCGTTCGGCACGGCTCGATCCCGAGCTGACGCCCGACGCCGACTGGCGCGCGCTGCTCCGGCACGCGTTTCTCGCCAATGGCGACCTCGAGGCCGCGTACCTCGACTGGCGTGCCGCCGTCGAGCGCGTCGGCATCGCCGCCGCCTATCCCAACACGAACACCTTTCTGACGTTCAGCTACCTCTTCTCCGGCGGCCAGGCGTCCGCGTGGGATCGTACGACTCTGAACCTCGGGTTCGATCCGATGCAGAACCTGTCTTTCCCCCTGAAGACCATGGCTGCCGGTCGCATCGCGTTCGCGGAGGCTCAGGCGGCCGGCAAGCGGTTCGCAGCCGCAAAGTTCGCCCTCCAGGAGCAGGTGCTGACGGCGTATGCCGAGGTCGCCCTGCTCGCTGCACGCGTGCACTTACAACGTTCCCGCGTGGATCTCGAAGCGCTTGCCGCGGCCAGCGCCGGCAGTCGGGCGACGGCGGGTGGCGCCCAGCAGAACGTGCTCGCCGCCGAGATGGCGCGGGCCAACGCCGCCAACGCGTTGCAGGCAACCGAGGCCGAGTTGCGGCAGGCCGTGGCCGCACTCAACGTCTTGCTCGGCCGCGATGCCACGGCGCCGCTTGCACCCCCCGCCACACTGCCGCCGCCCCGCGACCTGCCCGCCGACGATGCCCGGCTGCTTGCCGTGGCCACCACCAACAACCCGGAACTGGCGGCGCTCGCCCATGAAGTGGCCGGGCGCGACGATGCGCTCACCCTCGCCAAACTCCAGTACGTGCCCGACGTCAATCCGTTTGCCGCTGTGACCGGCAACGCGGCACAAATGGCCGGCGCCGGCATCTCCGTCCCGGCGACGCTGCCGCGCATCTGGAGTGCCATCGCCGAGGCGCGCGCCAATCTCCAACGCGCCGAAGCCCTCGCGACCCAGAGGGGACTCGATCGCGCTGCTCGGTTCGTCGCGACACTGGTCGCCCTGCGCGATGCCGAACGGCAGGCGGCGTTCTTCGCGGATCAACTGTTGCCGCTCAGCGCTCAACTCGCCGCCGCCGCAGAGGCTCGCTACACCACCGGTGCCGCACCGCTGGCCGATGTCATCGACGCGCGGCGCACCGCCATCGACGTCGAGCTGGCCCTTGCCGAAGCCCGAACCGCCCGCGAACAGCGCCTCGCAACGCTGGAAGCGCTCGCCGGCGCCGACGCCGAAACACTGGCGGACATCCCCCCTTCCGCACCGCAAATGATAGCCGAGCCCACGGAGGTGAGCCGTGTCGAATAG